The following are from one region of the Aspergillus luchuensis IFO 4308 DNA, chromosome 4, nearly complete sequence genome:
- the GUF1 gene encoding GTPase GUF1 (COG:J;~EggNog:ENOG410PJNW;~InterPro:IPR000640,IPR035654,IPR005225,IPR038363, IPR027417,IPR000795,IPR031157,IPR006297,IPR013842, IPR035647,IPR009000;~PFAM:PF06421,PF00009,PF00679,PF01926;~go_function: GO:0003924 - GTPase activity [Evidence IEA];~go_function: GO:0005525 - GTP binding [Evidence IEA]) — translation MRGCLQLARWLRAAPKCPAASLLKPPSGLANPARFFTTSAACWASRGRAPASQPASDLESRIAAIPIDRYRNFCIVAHVDHGKSTLSDRLLELTGTIQPGMNKQVLDKLDVERERGITVKAQTCTMIYNHNGEDYLLHLVDTPGHVDFRAEVSRSYASCGGALLLVDASQGIQAQTVANFYLAFSQGLELIPVINKVDLPSADPDRALDQMEQSFELDTESAVLVSAKTGLNVHQLLPTVVEKIPAPVGDVNNPLRMLLVDSWYDSYRGVICLVRVFDGEIRAGDQLVSFATGIKYFVGEVGIMYPNETAQSVLRAGQVGYIFFNPGMKRSKEAKIGDTYTKVGFEKVVEPLPGFEEPKAMVFVAAYPVDADHFEHLEDSINQLCLNDRSITVQKESSHALGAGFRLGFLGTLHCSVFEDRLRQEHGASIIITPPSVPVKLIWKDGREEIISNPAKFPEDEELRGKVSEIQEPYVVATLTLPDEYLGKVIELCESNRGVQKSLEYFTSTQVILKYELPLAQLVDDFFGKLKGSTKGYATLDYEESAWQTSNIVKLQLLVNKAPVDAVARLVHYSQVERLGRQWVTKFKQHVDRQLFEIVIQAAVGRKVVARETVKPYRKDVLAKLHASDVSRRRKLLEKQKEGRKKLRAVGNVVIEQKAFQAFLAK, via the exons ATGCGAGGATGCCTGCAGTTAGCCAGGTGGCTGCGCGCAGCACCGAAATGTCCTGCTGCAAGCCTTCTCAAGCCGCCGTCCGGCCTTGCTAATCCAGCCCGGTTTTTCACGACTTCCGCCGCATGCTGGGCATCGCGCGGCAGGGCAccggccagccagccagcctccGACCTTGAATCAAGAATCGCAGCTATCCCGATCGACCGATACCGTAACTTTTGCATTGTCGCCCACGTTGACCATGGCAAAAGTACCCTCTCCGATCGGCTGTTGGAACTTACCGGAACGATTCAGCCTGGTATGAACAAGCAGGTTCTGGACAAGCTTGACGTCGAGCGTGAACGAGGTATTACGGTGAAGGCACAGACATGTACAATGATATACAACCATAATGGCGAGGACTATCTGTTGCATCTGGTGGATACACCGGGGCATGTGGACTTCCGTGCGGAGGTTTCGCGCAGTTATGCCAGTTGCGGAGGAGCGTTGCTGCTAGTCGATGCCAGTCAAGGTATCCAGGCTCAGACAGTCGCCAACTTCTACCTCGCGTTCTCTCAGGGCCTGGAGCTGATTCCCGTCATCAACAAGGTGGACCTGCCGTCCGCTGACCCGGACCGTGCTCTTGACCAAATGGAACAGTCCTTTGAGCTTGACACGGAAAGTGCAGTATTGGTATCAGCCAAGACCGGTCTAAATGTACATCAATTACTCCCTACTGTGGTTGAGAAGATTCCGGC ACCGGTGGGAGATGTCAACAATCCCCTACGGATGCTTCTCGTTGATTCCTGGTATGATTCGTACCGAGGTGTCATCTGCTTGGTCCGCGTTTTCGACGGTGAAATCCGGGCAGGAGACCAGCTTGTGTCGTTCGCGACTGGGATTAAATACTTCGTGGGTGAGGTCGGAATCATGTATCCCAATGAGACTGCCCAGTCGGTCCTTCGCGCTGGCCAGGTCGGctacatcttcttcaacccggGTATGAAGCGAagcaaggaagccaagatcGGTGACACCTACACGAAGGTTGGGTTTGAGAAGGTCGTCGAGCCGCTTCCGGGCTTCGAAGAGCCCAAGGCAATGGTTTTCGTGGCCGCCTATCCCGTGGACGCGGATCACTTTGAGCACTTGGAAGATAGTATCAACCAACTTTGCCTGAACGACCGGAGTATTACTGTGCAAAAGGAATCGTCTCATGCTCTTGGAGCAGGTTTCCGGTTAGGCTTTTTGGGAACACTGCATTGCTCTGTCTTTGAGGACCGTCTGCGCCAGGAGCACGGTGCCAGTATCATCATTACTCCTCCTTCCGTTCCCGTGAAACTCATCTGGAAAGACGGCAGGGAAGAGATTATCTCCAATCCCGCCAAATTcccggaggatgaagagctgCGCGGCAAGGTATCCGAAATTCAGGAGCCTTATGTCGTCGCTACTTTGACCCTCCCCGATGAGTATCTCGGAAAGGTCATCGAGCTCTGCGAATCTAACCGAGGCGTGCAGAAGAGCCTTGAGTACTTCACTTCGACTCAAGTCATTCTCAAGTATGAACTGCCCCTTGCGCAGCTGgtcgatgacttcttcggAAAGCTGAAGGGCTCTACTAAGGGCTACGCCACCCTTGACTACGAGGAATCTGCGTGGCAAACAAGCAACATCGTCAAGTTACAACTTCTGGTGAACAAAGCACCGGTGGATGCAGTCGCAAGGCTCGTGCATTACAGCCAAGTGGAGCGATTGGGCAGACAATGGGTGACCAAGTTCAAGCAGCACGTTGACCGACAGCTCTTTGAGATCGTCATCCAAGCAGCTGTTGGCCGCAAGGTTGTAGCGCGTGAGACCGTCAAGCCTTATCGGAAGGATGTCCTCGCGAAGCTGCATGCCAGTGATGTCAGTCGGCGCAGGAAGCTgttggagaagcagaaggagggACGTAAGAAGCTGCGGGCGGTTGGAAATGTGGTGATCGAACAGAAGGCATTCCAGGCTTTCTTGGCTAAATAA
- a CDS encoding DNA-directed RNA polymerase III core subunit RPO31 (COG:K;~EggNog:ENOG410PH1P;~InterPro:IPR007066,IPR035697,IPR007081,IPR007080, IPR007083,IPR038120,IPR035698,IPR000722,IPR042102, IPR006592;~PFAM:PF05000,PF04998,PF04997,PF04983,PF00623;~go_function: GO:0003677 - DNA binding [Evidence IEA];~go_function: GO:0003899 - DNA-directed 5'-3' RNA polymerase activity [Evidence IEA];~go_process: GO:0006351 - transcription, DNA-templated [Evidence IEA]), whose amino-acid sequence MQPPEGVQVDLGKAQVIDRVPKVIKELKFGVLSNDDIVSQGVVEVSDRKFFDLDHDRAVVANGPLDARMGISNKTSSCQTCGGALQVCNGHFGHVRLVLPAFHVGYFKRVITILQEVCKECSRILLPEADRRAYLREMRRPGLDNLRRGQIAKRINERCRKTRNCEACGAVNGVVKKAGTSALKITHDKFRAFNASTSVKKVPPPSKIVFDRSFDEARTSNAEVEKHYKKAQDDMNALRVLNLFKKISDTDCELLGLNPKEARPEMFLWQFIPAPPVCIRPSVGQDAASTEDDLTAKLGDIVQSNINLKNALLKGAPVQTIMECWDYMQLQIAVYINSDVPGLNKADLGKPIRGFVQRLKGKQGRFRGNLSGKRVDFSGRTVISPDPNLRVDEVAVPELVAKNMTYPEVVTRYNKEKLQQRVRNGTKKWPGANYIMKKGQTFKLFLKYGNLNMIADQLQEGDVIERHIEDGDIVLFNRQPSLHKLSILSHFAKVRPHRTFRLNECVCNPYNADFDGDEMNLHVPQTEEARAEAMELMGVKNNLATPKNGEPIISAIQDFISAAYILSSKDNFFDRRSFTQICLYMLGPQTRFDLPPPAVLKPQMLWTGKQVFNILMRPNKDDPVLVNLDAACREFKAPKDGTPRDLDPKDAWLVIRNSEVMCGVMDKSTIGSGKKDNVFYIMLRDYGPVAAAEGMNRLSRLSARWFTNMGFSIGITDVYPSEKLLRSKHNLVETAYAQCDEVIAKYKAGTLEKYPGCDELQTMENQLSGILSKVRQQAGDECIAQLSKYNSPLIMATSGSKGSSINVSQMVALVGQQIIGGQRVQDGFQDRTLPHFPKNARQPPSKGFVRNSFFSGLEPTEFIFHAMSGREGLVDTAVKTAETGYMSRRLMKSLEDLSTRYDDTVRNSSAAIVQFQYGDDKLDPLDMEGKAKPVHFDRTFIHAESTTYKNDERSLLPAEIMEICEEMLSKERSKLVRKDLMGNELGYMDRSDHGVDQFESARDFLESIQQYVATKADKLISRGGDIDPNDERSQKGLNHTGKLTERTLRTFISSCLMKYKKAQVEAGHAVGAVGAQSIGEPGTQMTLKTFHFAGVAGMSITQGVPRIKEIINASKEISTPVVACELVTKDNIIAARIVKGRIEKTYLRDIIHYVRETWTGKEAYITVKINWKTIQDLALELKIENILSAIKNHKRFKADDLKFRCSRSHIHVYMDVDPSTKANLSKTEIAHTSADPFLRLKHLKRMLPDIQVLGHPQAFRAIIRTDETSTTNTLLVEGYGLRECMTTMGVDGLRTSTNNVMEMRDVLGIEAARTTIVQEISEVMKDMDIDPRHMQLLADVMTYKGEVLGITRFGLAKMRDSVLQLASFEKTADHLFDAGGAGRSDLIEGVSECIIMGKTVSLGTGAMEVVRKMNFFEGQIGARKTTFEDTWSEVYEAPLERAKAARRKRS is encoded by the exons ATGCAGCCTCCAGAAGGTGTGCAGGTCGACCTGGGCAAGGCCCAGGTCATTGACCGCGTTCCCAAAGTTATCAAGGAGTTGAAGTTTGGTGTTCT GTCCAACGATGACATTGTCAGCCAAGGTGTGGTGGAAGTTTCGGATCGCAAGTTCTTCGACCTCGATCATGATCGAGCGGTGGTAGCCAATGGCCCTCTCGATGCGCGCATGGGTATCTCCAACAAGACCTCGTCATGTCAGACTTGTGGTGGCGCTCTGCAGGTTTGCAATGGACATTTCGGTCACGTCCGGCTCGTGTTGCCAGCTTTTCACGTCGGATACTTCAAGCgagtcatcaccatcctaCAGGAAGTTTGCAAAGAATGTTCGCGCATTCTGCTCCCCGAAGCCGATCGCCGTGCCTACCTTCGTGAAATGCGTCGTCCTGGGTTGGATAATTTGCGGCGCGGCCAGATTGCGAAGCGGATCAACGAGCGGTGTCGCAAGACACGCAACTGCGAGGCCTGTGGTGCGGTTAACGGTGTGGTGAAGAAAGCTGGAACGAGCGCCCTCAAAATCACTCACGACAAATTCCGTGCATTCAACGCCTCGACTTCCGTTAAGAAAGTTCCGCCGCCTAGCAAGATTGTTTTCGACCGGTCATTCGACGAAGCCAGAACGTCCAACGCGGAGGTTGAGAAACATTACAAGAAGGCCCAAGATGATATGAACGCTCTCCGCGTGCTGAATCTGTTCAAGAAGATTTCCGATACCGATTGTGAGCTCTTGGGTCTGAACCCGAAGGAAGCAAGGCCGGAGATGTTCCTCTGGCAGTTCATTCCCGCTCCTCCGGTGTGTATTCGTCCTTCCGTCGGTCAGGATGCGGCGTCCACCGAGGACGATTTAACAGCCAAGCTGGGCGACATCGTCCAGAGCAATATCAACCTAAAGAACGCATTGTTGAAGGGTGCGCCGGTACAGACAATCATGGAGTGCTGGGACTACATGCAGCTACAGATTGCCGTGTATATCAACAGCGATGTGCCGGGTCTGAACAAGGCAGACCTTGGAAAGCCCATTCGTGGTTTTGTGCAGCGTTTGAAGGGTAAGCAGGGTCGATTCCGTGGTAACTTGTCCGGAAAGCGTGTGGATTTCTCAGGCCGTACTGTCATTTCCCCCGATCCTAACCTGCGGGTCGACGAGGTTGCGGTCCCTGAGTTGGTGGCCAAGAACATGACCTATCCCGAAGTTGTTACTCGGTACAATAAAGAGAAGCTACAGCAGAGAGTCCGAAACGGCACGAAGAAGTGGCCGGGTGCAAACTACATCATGAAGAAGGGCCAGACATTCAAGCTCTTCCTTAAGTATGGTAACCTGAACATGATTGCCGACCAACTGCAGGAGGGCGATGTTATTGAACGTCACATCGAGGACGGTGATATTGTTCTTTTCAACCGACAGCCCTCTCTGCACAAGCTCAGTATTCTGTCTCACTTTGCCAAAGTCCGTCCCCACCGGACGTTCCGATTGAACGAGTGTGTCTGTAACCCTTACAACGCGGATTTCGACGGAGACGAGATGAACCTTCACGTGCCTCagacggaggaggcgagAGCCGAAGCGATGGAACTTATGGGAGTTAAGAACAACTTGGCCACGCCCAAGAACGGAGAGCCGATTATTTCTGCCATTCAAGATTTCATTAGTGCTGCCTACATTCTCAGTAGCAAGGACAACTTCTTCGACCGCCGCTCGTTCACCCAGATTTGCCTGTACATGCTGGGTCCGCAGACACGCTTCGacctcccccctcctgcTGTGCTTAAGCCTCAGATGTTGTGGACCGGAAAGCAGGTTTTCAACATTCTCATGCGGCCGAACAAGGATGACCCTGTTTTGGTCAACCTGGATGCCGCATGCAGAGAGTTCAAGGCTCCCAAGGATGGTACACCACGCGATCTAGACCCGAAGGATGCCTGGCTCGTCATCCGAAACTCTGAGGTGATGTGTGGTGTGATGGATAAGTCCACCATTGGTTCCGGAAAGAAAGACAACGTCTTCTATATTATGCTGAGAGATTACGGGCCGGTGGCGGCTGCTGAGGGTATGAACCGCTTGTCCAGGCTCTCAGCCCGCTGGTTTACGAACATGGGATTCTCGATCGGTATTACCGACGTATATCCCAGCGAAAAGCTCTTACGTTCGAAGCATAACCTCGTCGAAACGGCCTACGCACAGTGTGACGAAGTCATTGCCAAGTACAAGGCAGGCACGCTGGAGAAGTATCCTGGTTGTGACGAGTTGCAGACCATGGAGAACCAATTGTCCGGTATTCTCAGTAAGGTCCGTCAGCAGGCAGGTGACGAGTGTATTGCCCAACTGAGCAAGTACAACTCGCCCCTAATCATGGCCACGTCTGGATCCAAGGGTTCCAGTATCAACGTGTCCCAGATGGTGGCCCTGGTCGGACAGCAGATTATCGGTGGTCAGCGTGTGCAGGACGGCTTCCAGGACCGTACCCTGCCGCACTTTCCCAAGAACGCTCGCCAGCCCCCGTCCAAGGGTTTCGTCCGGAACAGTTTCTTCTCCGGACTCGAGCCCACGGAGTTCATCTTCCACGCCATGTCCGGTCGTGAAGGTCTGGTCGATACGGCTGTCAAGACTGCCGAGACGGGTTACATGTCTCGTCGGTTGATGAAGTCGCTTGAAGATCTCTCGACCAGATATGATGATACCGTGCGTAACTCGTCGGCGGCCATTGTCCAGTTCCAGTATGGTGATGATAAGCTTGATCCCTTGGATATGGAGGGTAAGGCCAAGCCTGTCCACTTCGACCGGACTTTCATTCACGCCGAATCCACGACTTACAAAAACGACGAGCGGAGTTTGCTTCCGGCTGAAATTATGGAGATCTGCGAAGAGATGCTTTCGAAGGAGCGCTCCAAGTTGGTGCGGAAGGATCTGATGGGCAACGAGCTCGGCTACATGGATCGGTCCGACCATGGTGTCGATCAATTCGAGAGTGCTCGCGACTTCCTCGAGTCTATCCAGCAATACGTGGCTACGAAGGCAGACAAGCTGATTTCCCGCGGTGGTGACATCGACCCCAACGACGAGAGAAGTCAAAAGGGTCTCAACCACACCGGCAAGCTGACTGAGCGGACACTCCGCACTTTCATCTCCTCATGTTTGATGAAGTACAAGAAGGCCCAGGTCGAAGCTGGCCACGCCGTCGGTGCAGTTGGTGCACAGTCCATTGGTGAACCTGGTACGCAGATGACGCTGAAGACTTTCCACTTTGCTGGTGTCGCCGGTATGAGTATCACACAGGGTGTACCCCGTATTAAGGAAATTATCAACGCGTCGAAGGAGATCAGTACGCCTGTCGTTGCTTGCGAGCTCGTCACCAAGGACAACATCATCGCGGCGCGGATCGTCAAGGGACGTATCGAGAAGACCTACTTGCGAGACATTATCCACTATGTCCGTGAGACATGGACAGGAAAGGAAGCCTATATCACGGTGAAGATCAACTGGAAGACCATCCAAGACTTGGCACTGGAGCTGAAGATCGAGAACATCTTGTCGGCAATCAAGAACCACAAGCGGTTCAAGGCGGACGATCTGAAGTTCCGCTGCTCACGGTCCCACATCCACGTCTACATGGACGTGGACCCGTCCACCAAGGCCAACCTGTCCAAGACGGAGATCGCCCACACCAGTGCTGATCCTTTCCTCCGTCTGAAGCACCTGAAGCGCATGCTTCCCGACATCCAAGTCCTGGGTCACCCCCAGGCCTTCCGTGCCATCATCCGAACCGATGAGACGTCTACCACCAACACGCTTCTGGTAGAAGGCTACGGTCTCCGGGAGTGTATGACGACGATGGGTGTGGACGGACTGCGCACGTCAACCAACAACGTGATGGAGATGCGGGACGTTCTCGGTATCGAGGCAGCGCGGACGACCATCGTGCAGGAAATCAGCGAGGTCATGAAGGACATGGACATTGATCCGCGACACATGCAGTTGCTGGCCGATGTCATGACCTACAAGGGTGAAGTGCTGGGTATCACGCGATTCGGTCTTGCGAAGATGCGTGACTCCGTGCTGCAGCTGGCGTCGTTCGAAAAGACGGCGGACCATCTGTTCGACGCCGGTGGCGCGGGTCGCAGCGATCTCATCGAAGGTGTGTCCGAGTGTATCATTATGGGCAAGACGGTGTCGCTGGGAACGGGAGCGATGGAGGTGGTGCGCAAGATGAACTTCTTCGAGGGGCAGATCGGGGCACGCAAGACGACGTTCGAAGATACTTGGAGCGAGGTGTACGAGGCGCCATTGGAGAGAGCCAAGGCAGCTCGCCGCAAGCGATCATGA
- the bud32 gene encoding serine/threonine protein kinase BUD32 (COG:K;~EggNog:ENOG410PQ9A;~InterPro:IPR000719,IPR022495,IPR011009,IPR008266;~go_function: GO:0004672 - protein kinase activity [Evidence IEA];~go_function: GO:0004674 - protein serine/threonine kinase activity [Evidence IEA];~go_function: GO:0005524 - ATP binding [Evidence IEA];~go_process: GO:0006468 - protein phosphorylation [Evidence IEA]) gives MTTETYTPPPLPPPFHNTPSHQMHLITQGAEAHLYKTTYLSPSTPAALKIRPTKPYRHPILDRRLTRARVLQEARCLVRLVREGVNVPAVLAVDWDINNTNNNHNGGAGGGADDGRGNGAWILMEWIEGCVVRVVIQRWERYIKSRSASASGGSSGVGVGAKRQVDGEVKLQDNEIEEEEKKVKGLLRRVGAAVGALHKAGVVHGDLTTSNLILRGAEEPAAEGDGEGVSPDMQGEVVLIDFGLASQSIQDEDRAVDLYVLERAFGSTHPRTEPLFGEVLEGYRASYRGSGSVLKRLEDVRMRGRKRSMIG, from the coding sequence ATGACAACAGAAACCTACAcacccccacccctccccccaccctTCCACAACACCCCCTCTCACCAAATGCACCTAATAACCCAAGGCGCCGAAGCCCACCTATACAAAACGACCTACCTGagcccctccacccccgcggCCCTCAAGATCCGCCCAACAAAGCCCTACCGCCACCCGATCCTCGACCGGCGATTGACGCGTGCCCGCGTCCTCCAGGAAGCACGGTGTCTTGTGCGTCTTGTGCGCGAGGGTGTGAATGTTCCGGCCGTGTTGGCGGTGGATTGGGATATCAATaataccaacaacaaccataatggtggtgctggtggtggtgctgatgatgggAGAGGAAATGGGGCGTGGATCCTCATGGAGTGGATCGAGGGATGTGTGGTGAGGGTTGTGATTCAGAGGTGGGAGAGGTATATCAAGTCTcgctctgcatctgcatctggaGGCTCTTCTggggtgggtgttggggcGAAGAGGCAGGTTGATGGGGAAGTCAAGCTACAGGATAATGagattgaggaagaggagaagaaagtcaaggGGCTGTTGAGACGTGTTGGGGCGGCTGTGGGTGCGTTGCATAAGGCTGGTGTGGTGCATGGGGATTTGACAACGAGTAATTTGATCTTGAGGGGTGCTGAGGAGCCCGCAGCTGAGGGTGATGGGGAAGGAGTGAGTCCTGATATGCAGGGTGAGGTGGTGTTGATTGATTTTGGTCTGGCCAGTCAGAGTATTCAGGATGAGGATCGCGCGGTCGATCTGTATGTTCTGGAGCGTGCGTTTGGGAGTACGCATCCCCGTACGGAGCCGTTGTTTGGGGAGGTCCTCGAGGGGTATCGCGCGAGTTATCGGGGGTCGGGGTCGGTGTTGAAGAGGTTGGAGGatgtgaggatgagggggaggaagaggagtatgATTGGTTAG
- a CDS encoding putative gamma-cysteine synthetase regulatory subunit (COG:E;~EggNog:ENOG410PJZC;~InterPro:IPR032963,IPR023210,IPR036812;~PFAM:PF00248;~go_function: GO:0035226 - glutamate-cysteine ligase catalytic subunit binding [Evidence IEA];~go_process: GO:0006750 - glutathione biosynthetic process [Evidence IEA]) → MKLILSSSNIMISGETIIRHPTEKSNVELINSLRTNFQAAQHAADPSSDRPPYTTWTKQGDNALYIPATDFAHGLSEERSQYDITVKLFYLPGIPASRRCAHTREAIDLVLKELHVDSIDLLIVSFPGILFDADDDSDEEVSSDNGSEEPDDFDSMIQTWRTLEGLQEQGMISQLGVAEFGSERLARFLPHTKVKPSVDQINLKDCCVVPKSLILYAKQEHIQLLTHNDCMDILPVGTTRDLLGPGEKGAGILASSPDAPDGIQGDIEPQWVVKYTAVVKDRGVVENKGYFALADVGSCVKRS, encoded by the exons ATGAAGCTAATCCTTTCCTCCTC AAATATCATGATAAGCGGCGAGACCATCATCCGCCATCCCACCGAAAAGTCCAACGTCGAACTGATCAACTCCCTGCGCACAAACTTCCAAGCCGCCCAACACGCTGCAGACCCCTCCAGCGACCGCCCCCCTTACACCACTTGGACCAAACAAGGCGACAATGCCCTATACATCCCCGCGACTGACTTCGCGCACGGTCTCTCCGAAGAGCGCTCCCAGTACGACATCACCGTCAAACTATTCTACCTCCCAGGCATCCCTGCCTCCCGGCGCTGCGCACACACCCGCGAAGCCATCGACCTCGTTCTCAAAGAGCTGCACGTCGACTCCATCGACCTGCTGATCGTCTCTTTCCCGGGCATCCTCTTcgacgccgacgacgacagcgacgaAGAAGTCTCCTCCGACAATGGTAGTGAAGAACCCGATGACTTTGACAGCATGATCCAGACATGGCGCACCTTGGAGGGTCTGCAGGAGCAGGGCATGATCTCACAGTTGGGCGTCGCAGAATTCGGAAGTGAACGGCTCGCCCGGTTCCTTCCCCACACGAAGGTCAAGCCGTCTGTCGATCAGATCAACCTGAAGGATTGTTGTGTCGTGCCTAAGTCGCTGATCCTCTACGCTAAGCAAGAGCACATTCAATTGCTGACGCATAACGACTGCATGGATATCTTGCCTGTCGGCACGACTCGGGACCTACTTGGGcctggggagaagggagcgGGGATTCTGGCTTCGTCGCCGGATGCGCCGGACGGTATCCAGGGCGATATCGAGCCGCAGTGGGTGGTCAAGTATACGGCTGTGGTGAAGGAtcggggggtggtggagaataAGGGATATTTTGCGCTGGCGGATGTAGGCAGCTGCGTGAAGAGATCAtaa
- a CDS encoding aldo/keto reductase (COG:S;~EggNog:ENOG410PJMQ;~InterPro:IPR018170,IPR020471,IPR036812,IPR023210;~PFAM:PF00248;~go_function: GO:0016491 - oxidoreductase activity [Evidence IEA];~go_process: GO:0055114 - oxidation-reduction process [Evidence IEA]) gives MSALQSLRSTYRLNSGHEIPILGYGVYLIPASQTEKAVLEALRVGYRHVDSAIMYRNEKACGRAIANSGLPRSEIFFTTKIPPGSMGYDRTKRAIDSSLREAQQEYFDLILLHAPYGGKEARLGSWKALVEAQKAGKTRSIGVSNYGIHHLDELEEYIKSGGGGQIDVGQYELHPWLDRLEIAEWLQKRNIVVQAYSPLAHGTRMGERVLKELGKKYGKSPAQIMIRWGLQKGFVPLPKSVTPSRIQENAEVFDFALTEEEMKLLHTGEYSPTDWDPTVDYD, from the exons ATGTCTGCTCTACAGAGTCTCCGTTCGACTTATCGTCTAAACTCTGGCCATGAGATCCCCATCCTTGGATACGGG GTCTATCTGAT CCCGGCATCCCAGACTGAGAAAGCTGTTCTCGAAGCACTCAGAGTCGGTTACCGTCAT GTCGACTCTGCCATCATGTACCGCAACGAGAAGGCCTGTGGGCGCGCCATCGCAAACTCCGGTCTTCCCCGGTCGGAGATCTTCTTTACGACCAAGATCCCCCCAGGATCGATGGGATACGATCGCACCAAGCGAGCTATTGACTCAAGTCTACGTGAAGCACAGCAGGAATACTTTGACCT AATCCTGCTACATGCTCCCTACGGCGGAAAAGAAGCCCGTCTCGGCTCGTGGAAGGCCCTCGTGGAGGCACAGAAAGCCGGCAAGACCCGATCCATTGGAGTGTCGAACTATGgaatccaccacctcgacgagctggaagagTACATCAAGTCCGGCGGAGGGGGACAGATCGACGTCGGCCAGTATGAGCTGCACCCGTGGCTGGACCGATTGGAGATTGCAGAGTGGTTGCAGAAACGCAATATCGTGGTGCAGGCCTATTCCCCCTTGGCGCATGGGACGCGCATGGGCGAACGTGTGCTGAAGGAGCTGGGCAAGAAGTATGGCAAGTCGCCGGCACAGATCATGATCCGCTGGGGGCTACAAAAG GGATTTGTGCCTCTGCCCAAATCGGTGACGCCCAGTCGGATTCAAGAAAATGCGGAGGTGTTTGATTTCGCATTGacagaggaggagatgaagttATTGCACACAGGCGAATATTCGCCCACGGATTGGGATCCCACCGTGGACTACGACTAG